Genomic window (Pyrus communis chromosome 13, drPyrComm1.1, whole genome shotgun sequence):
CTTTTTGCTTTGATTCATTACAatgaaaattgatagaagtggtctttgagtttatttactGTAAATCATTCTGGTTCTTCTATGAAAAATATTTCAATATCCTCATTAAGTGAAAAAGTTGGATTGCCAAAGATATGCTTAAAAACGTGGTCATGTGATCATTCACTTGACAATTTAATGAACATTGActgatttttcacaaaatgatcaaaattaTTTACAATAGACAAGCTCAAAGATcaattctattaattttcattgtcAGGAATTCAAATAAAGAGTTATATCAGTTTCAGAGACCATTATAGATAAAAATCCTTTTCAAGTGGTAGCCAAGGGAAAACTAAAGACTTTTGGAGCCTACCCACTTAAAAATTAGGTTAGCTGTGGAAAACATGGTCAAAGGTAAGTGGTGCACATTCTCACCTCACCAAACCATGCACATTCTTGCCATTCATAGACACATAAAAACATGCATGCTTGGGTAAAAACAACCAGTCCATCTTAAACTTGTAAGCACCTCCAAATTCTCCCCTACCGCGCGCGCACACATCCACAGAATACTTTATATCTTATTATATATCTTCCTGTTTCCCTACCTCTAATCCATATCCTATATTCATGGGGCCTCAACACtagatttctctctctctctctctctctctctctctctctctctctctctctctcatctggAAGACAGGAACTTCTTATATATCAATAACCCCAAGTACCTAACTGCTGCATGCTATTGCATATGTTGTTTGTAGTTAATCAGAAACTTGCTAGGGTTTTTGATCAATGAGGAAGCCTGGTTGTGATAAGATAGAGACGAACAAAGGAGCATGGTTTAAGCAAGAAGATCAGAAACTGATTGACTACATCCAGAAACATGGTGAAGGTCGTTGGAATTCTCTTCCTAAGGCTGCAGGTGGGCGTATAGTGTATACTGCAGACACATCTTCTAAATTCCGATCAATTGCTTAATTAATTCATGGACTTTTACTTCTTGATCGGTGTGTAGCTAGCTAGGGTATACTATCTTGCAATTTAGCtaatatattattgtatataTCATCTATGATCGATACGAATATGCATGACCATGAATCATGATCGGGGAAGTAAACCATCGATTCCCCATCGTGATAAGAGTATATAGTTTATAATGAATAGTATTGAAGAAAAAGAGGTGATATATAGATGATATCTAGCTTTTCAGAGTTCATGTACATGTTGAATAGTATTATTGTTGATGATGAATCATGATTAGGGTTGCGTCGGTGTGGCAAAAGTTGTCGACTGAGATGGATAAACTATCTAAGGCCAGATCTTAAACGCGGAAGTATtggagaagatgaagaggaCCTCATCATCAGGCTTCATGCACTCCTGGGGAATCGGTATGCATTTACATATAAAGAATAAGATTCTCTTCCCTTCAAATTTCTCTCCCTCTAGTCCCATCCTATGTGAACGGTCACGATTAAGTTACGTTAACATCTTATGTTGACTTCTTTATAGAAAGAGAGACAAAAAGAAATgtgagagaggaggagaggagAGGCGATTTGGAGGGGAGAGATTTCTACTCCCATATAAAAACTGCTCTAATCTCAAATTAACTCaatacatatatttattaccCCCTTTCCCGAAATTAATTCTTCAATTACAGGATTGCCCAAACAACCTAACTAGAAGAGGGTTTAAGGGTGATTTAATTGAGTTTGGAAACAATCATGTATTTAATTTTCTTCCAATATATGGTTATATAAGTACTAATTTGTATATGCCTAATATCATACATTAGTTTATATAATTACAACCATATCTGTATATTATAAGtaaatcttaattaaatttgggttttttttttttttgaacagaCGATAATATCCATACCACAGGGGTCAGGgagtgagcttagcctcacaatgagctagcaataacatgattcaaattcacctttggcaagaatcaaacctaaaacctctcacatacaagtgaaaatgaatatcactagaccgtagtactaagtggctttgACCATTTAGATTTGGGTTCAAAAATCAACATGGTTATTAAGTTAAGTCCAATATTATATATGCTCcactttcatttcttttatacacattatatatatttatttaaatattagagataagCAAGTGGCCCTCTACTATAGTCGTGGAGATGAGTGTTGCCCTTACCCTATGGCATGGGTTTGAACCTCGTCGGCTtcttaatctaacatctaatctaaatCGTTtgacccaaaataaaaaatagagataAATAATAtacaaacacaaacaaatatGTGAATGTATATTATACATATAAGTAAGATATGAAACCTAGCTAAaaggtacaaaaacataatatacctaTAAGCAAGACACAATAATCTGTGATACATGttgattacaaaaaaaatctgTCATATACGtagataaatacaattaatatgtgattaagagtaggaagaagaacaagaaagaacaaaaaaaatgaaataagaagaaataattaaaaagattattggaaagaaatttaattttgataataaatcatactaattaatttttttttgttgtcaaacaatagattttgttagattatatattatattagcCACCGACGGAGTTTGAACCTACGCTGTCATGCAAGAGCTCAACTCATTTCCATTACTGTGGTAAAGGGTCACTTGCCAATATATAGGTTTAGCAGAGTTAGCAATAGAACCATTTTTGTCAACAAAAAATGGGTGAAATGactatttagtcttctatcacacataaaaaaaatgatgagcaataatgtaattttacatattcagattttacttttttttattgaaggaTCACCTTCAGGTGATATTATGATATatctaatattaaaaaacaataaaaagctcTCACTCCCGCTCCCATCCCACACACTCTCTCTTTCCCCCTCTCTTCTtcccattttaaaaacaaaaataaaaggtgtTCATACACATAAAGTGGACTGTTCCTAAAATAAGCtcaaaaaattgaacttatatcaagttttctcatttttataaataatctATAATTCAATTATGCATATTAATTTCTTGTATACTTGGATTAGCTAGCCAAGTTGGTTAGTGCAATGCTTCCCCTACACCAAGTTCAAATCTTCCTTCATGTAGTTTAGCTTAAATTATGATATATCACCCAGTCAAATTCATACttaaagatgttttttttttttttttttttttttgaatttgaatttgagagAATTCatataaaacctaaaaatattttgataCATGAGGActaatatatttatatgatattttgatgaatttatttAGGTGGTCACTGATAGCCGGAAGACTGCCGGGAAGGACAGACAATGAGGTGAAGAATTACTGGAACTCTCATATAAGGAAAAAATTATTAAAGATGGGAAGTACTCTTGATCCCAAAAAACCCCATGACCACCATGATCCTCACTTGAGAAGAGGCACTACTGCTAGTGTACCAGTTCTGCAGCCTGATGCTAGAAAACCAATATTATTTGCATCGTCGTCGTCGGATTCCATGAGTACTGGTGCTGAAATTCACAGCAACGAAAGCGGTTTGCCTGACTTGAATCTCGACCTCTCACTCTAGCTAATTGTTTGTGGAAGAGAGGCAGAAGAGTACTATATGTAGTGTCTAGTTTAATCATATACACCCCACCACCACCAGGCTTCTTTTAGGCAATGGCCTTGGATACGTGGTTTGGCTTTAATTATGACTAGTGTGGTCGACTAGTATAAAGGTGTGTACGAAAACTGATCATAATTCATGGCTAGTTATTAGTGTGCGGACAATTGGATGCATATATATGCACATGGCTGCCAAGATCCTAGTTGTATGTGTATGTATGACTGCCAAGATTCTAGTTGTATGTGTATGTATGACTGCCAAGATTCTAGTTGTATGTGTATGTATGACTGCCAAGATTCTAGTTGTATGTGTATGTATGACTAAAATATAGACGGaatttggattgttgaaataaATTACATAGTGAGCACTACATAATTGGTGTCAAAATATCAAAAGCGTGTGTCTTTGAATTCTCCCTATCATATTATTAGTTATAATATTATTTGAAACTCCTTGAAAGAGGTAATTACGGGTTCATCTCTTGTATCTCTCCCATTATAGTAATATCAAATGCTTGATGTTAGAATTTGAAGGGATATGTAGTGTCTGGTTAAGATAAGAATCGACTGATATTGCAGTATACATGCATGCAACTGGTTTGCAATAAATATATCTTTTGTATCTTGTATTGTTGTTTATACACTTTATGTTTCCAATTTTATGGTCAATGTTCAAATGATCATAGAATGAGGTTCCATTTATGCATGATTCAACAAATATCAATCTGCAAGGAAATCATTTTTCCCATACCTACAAATGTAGTTCCATTATTATTAATGGTCAATTGGACCAATATTAATTCATGCATGGCTCGCTCCTTAAGAAGTATGGTACATTAGTAAAGCTCGGAATCAGAGGAGAGATTTTCTCGTGTGTCCGGAACATGGGATTAAACgccacatgttattatataattagcataaaattttattttttaaatattcctctaactatataataatatttggTATCAGTCTCGTGTTCCAAGTACAATAAAAAATCTCCCGAATGAGAGAACTCAATTAGCCAGAGAAAGCAAATATTAATGCCTTTTGGTCAAGAATCTTCTTTCCAAACAACCAAAAGAAGAAGCTAAAAGCTACAAACTCTTGAATGCAGTAAAATTTAGCTtccctttattttttataattttcagtCGCGGattcaagaaattttttttttgttaggagCAAGATGTAGCTTTATCTCACATTTTCTCTTCGTGTTCACCAAAGTCAATTCCACGTCACTTTGTCTCTTCTTGCCTTATCTTGAGTTGACCTTCTGAGTACTTTTGTCAAAAAATTTGCCCTAGTATAACTGTACTTAGCTTCCTTAAACCTACAAAATTTCATTTGTATGCTTATGTATATGTCTTCGCTGGAGAGTATTAAGAAAGGctgttttttctctttttgtgctTGGAAATTCAGAATCAAATGAACTAGTAATGCTGCGTTATAGAGAGtatgttttggtttttagaTTGATTTGAATAAGGGTGTTACTGATCTTAAAATAGAGATGGATTGTAGGGATTAATGAGACAATTAAAAAGATGTGAGTTGAAACACATTTACAAGACTGCTGTTTTGTTCCTCTCTAagatttctctctctcaaactgTCGACTTCTTCTTCTCTATTTAGCTCTCCGTGGTATGCCTAACACATATAATTAATTAGCAATTTAAGAAGTAACCTAATTTACTTATAAGTTTATGCAATGTCCATTCTTCGATCAAAGTTGGACGATTTAAAAAGTAATccaatatatttaattataatcctataaaaagattttttttttttttttccatctgaGACTTATTCTTTTATCACCTAAAACTAAATGAAAGAACATGATGTAACTTGATTCCAATTTCCAACCTTTTTTCTTGATGCTACTTTTGACTTTTCACCAAAAAACTTGAATGCGTAGTTTTTCAATTCTCTGTTGAAAAAGAAGGAAGGGAACACTTATATTTATGACACTGCAGCACCAGAGCAAAATTTCAAAAGTTGTCTTTATTAGAGGAGGCAATGAACGACTCAACTGAGAGAATTCAGTTTGCTCTGACGTTCCAAAACAAAGGGAATTGGATCCCATCAGTATCTACCATGTGAGAAATCTTCACATCTTAGTTATTTATCATATATTGTAtagtcataaattatttaattattttttatttaaaaatcaacataaataatatctgacaaaaactgatcgcacgatgtacgatgaacgactaCGATGTGAAGATGCCTAAGATTCTCACAAAATAGATCCGAAGAGAATCCTCTTCCAAATCAAAGTAGAAAAAATCTAATGAGGATCCTTGCCTTGGTGAGGATTCATGGAATCTTTTAATCGCGTTCGTTTATAATATATTATGcattcagaaattattttaaatattttatttaaaattaaaaacaaataatatatgATCTAATCACACGATTTACGATAAACAGACATGATTAAATAATCTCCTGAATCCTCAAACAGGATCCAGAAATCAAACCCTTCGTTCAAAGCTAACAGTCAACTCTATTATCTACCAACTCTACACTCTGGTAACCTATATTATACGTATGAGATATGTTACAAGGAAACTCtctcaaaataattttttttataaactctGCCACTTCACAATTCtaattttataacaaaaaatatagAGAGTTTCATCTTTTAAagaagagagttttaacgaaaaactacggtactgttcactttaacgaaaaaccatatttttatactaaaaagtcaatcatgatactatttactttactttttattttgtccttatcattaaaactcaaagttttcaagtcattttcattagttttctttttaaaaaatctCTTTGACATTTTTCTATGTACATTTGTAGTAATAGTATATTCCTTTTAAacagatttggatcctctcctgagctaatggagaggatcctcctgacctaTCATcatagaccgttggatttttatccaacggatacaattattataactttaaagggacccatatttgtagccgttgaataaaaatccaacggtccacgatGATgagtcaggaggatcctctccattaactcaagagaggatccaaatcccttttAAACCTGT
Coding sequences:
- the LOC137713847 gene encoding MYB-like transcription factor 4; its protein translation is MRKPGCDKIETNKGAWFKQEDQKLIDYIQKHGEGRWNSLPKAAGLRRCGKSCRLRWINYLRPDLKRGSIGEDEEDLIIRLHALLGNRWSLIAGRLPGRTDNEVKNYWNSHIRKKLLKMGSTLDPKKPHDHHDPHLRRGTTASVPVLQPDARKPILFASSSSDSMSTGAEIHSNESGLPDLNLDLSL